From the genome of Colletotrichum higginsianum IMI 349063 chromosome 4, whole genome shotgun sequence, one region includes:
- a CDS encoding methionine aminopeptidase, translating to MTEPPAKKKCLGVDCPNDAGTLQCPTCLKLGVKDSFFCSQDCFKKNWGNHKSMHKTETSILHHVLPPKVVSKPDPETGVFNPFPTYPFTGPLRPVYPLSERRVVPKHIPHPDWWKDGIPKYPRSILNRNKIDVLDAKGIAGMRKVCRLAREVLDIAAAAVKPGITTDHIDEIVHNACIERNAYPSPLNYNHFPKSVCTSLNEVICHGIPDQRVLLDGDILNIDVTLYFEGYHGDLNETYYVGDRAKADPDSVRVVEAARDCLDAAIAAVKPGTLIREFGNIIEKLAKERNCSVIRTYCGHGINSLFHCPPNVPHYAKNKTVGECKPGMTFTIEPMIALGKYRDVTWPDNWTSTTIDGKKTAQFEHTLLVTEDGVEVLTARTANSPGGKIPMPGANGETNGTTA from the exons ATGACCGAGCCTCCTGCGAAGAAGAAGtgcctcggcgtcgactgCCCGAACGACGCCGGCACCCTGCAATGCCCGACATGCTTGAAGCTGGGTGTCAAGGACAGCTTCTTCTGTTCGCAGGATTGCTTCAAGAAGAACTGG GGCAACCACAAGTCGATGCACAAGACAGAAACGAGTATTTTGCACCATGTCCTCCCGCCCAAGGTCGTATCTAAACCAGATCCAGAGACAGGTGTCTTCAACCCGTTCCCGACGTACCCTTTCACCGGTCCCCTGCGCCCCGTCTACCCTCTCTCGGAGCGCCGTGTCGTCCCCAAGCACATCCCCCACCCGGACTGGTGGAAAGATGGCATTCCCAAGTACCCCCGGAGCATCCTCAACCGGAACAAGATCGACGTTCTCGACGCCAAGGGCATCGCCGGCATGCGCAAGGTCTGTCGCCTGGCGCGTGAGGTCCTCGACattgctgccgccgccgtcaagccCGGTATCACGACCGACCACATTGACGAGATTGTGCACAACGCTTGCATCGAGCGTAAT GCGTACCCCTCTCCCCTGAATTACAACCACTTCCCCAAGTCGGTATGCACATCGCTGAACGAAGTCATTTGCCATGGAATCCCCGACCAGCGGGTCCTTCTGGACGGCGACATTCTCAACATCGACGTTACGCTTTACTTTGAAGGTTACCACGGCGACCTGAACGAGACGTACTACGTTGGCGACCGTGCCAAGGCGGACCCTGACTCTGTCAgagtcgtcgaggcggcgcgcgactgcctcgacgcggccatcgccgccgtcaagccCGGAACACTCATCCGCGAGTTCGGCAACATcatcgagaagctggccaaggagagGAACTGCAGCGTCATCCGTACGTACTGCGGCCACGGCATCAACTCGCTGTTCCACTGCCCCCCCAACGTCCCGCACTACGCCAAGAACAAGACGGTTGGAGAGTGCAAGCCTGGCATGACCTTCACCATCGAGCCGATGATCGCTCTCGGCAAGTACCGCGACGTCACGTGGCCCGACAACTGGACCAGCACGACGATTGACGGCAAGAAGACTGCGCAGTTTG AGCACACTCTTCTCGTGACGGAGGACGGAGTCGAGGTCCTCACGGCGAGGACCGCCAACTCGCCAGGCGGCAAGATCCCCATGCccggcgccaacggcgagacGAACGGCACCACGGCATAA
- a CDS encoding ER-derived vesicles protein ERV14 → MSGEAWLFLFAVLVNAVNLFLQVFFTIMYSDLECDYINPIDLCNRLNTYIIPEAAVHGFLTFMFLINGYWVPLILNLPLLAYNIKKIFDNTHLLDATEIFRKLNVHKKESFVKLGFHLIMFFFYLYSMIVALIRDESS, encoded by the exons ATGTCAGGCGAAGCATGGTTGTTCCTCTTCGCGGTGTTGgtcaacgccgtcaaccTGTTCCTGCAGGTCTTCTTCACCATCATGTACAGCGATCTGGAATG CGACTACATCAACCCCATTGACCTCTGCAACCGCCTCAACACGTACATCATCCCCGAAGCTGCCGTCCATGGATTCCTCACCTTTATGTTCCTGATCAACGGATACTGGGTGCCGCTTATCCTGAACCTGCCGCTCCTCGCCTACAACATCAAGAA GATCTTCGACAACACCCACTTGCTGGATGCCACCGAGATCTTCCGCAAGCTGAACGTGCACAAGAAG GAATCCTTTGTCAAGCTCGGCTTCCACCTCATCATGTTCTTCTTCTACCTCTACAGCATGATTGTCGCCCTCATCCGCGACGAGTCGTCCTAA